Proteins encoded by one window of Ulvibacter sp. MAR_2010_11:
- a CDS encoding peptidylprolyl isomerase — MRYLLGLAIIWVGLFASCEDTKKASEETTSIASKKEKDSVISKTENDSVLLKTDSVAISQKSSKNPQTEITNENAVSFFTDYGNNNPETSATIQTQHGEIEIALFKDTPLHRANFIYLVKQGYFNGTYFHRVVKNFIIQGGNSDNVATVRKRNKIGKTYLLPAEIIPGRNHTYGTLSGAKEYRENPDNRTMPYEFFIFLGPQTSSAHLNESYTIFGKVVRGMEVVEKIANLPADEGDWPLQNVYIKGIILR, encoded by the coding sequence ATGAGGTATCTACTGGGATTAGCAATTATATGGGTTGGTTTGTTCGCAAGTTGTGAAGATACTAAAAAGGCTTCCGAAGAAACAACTTCAATCGCTTCAAAAAAAGAAAAGGACAGTGTTATATCAAAAACAGAAAACGATAGTGTGCTATTAAAAACAGATTCCGTAGCAATTTCACAAAAATCTTCAAAAAATCCTCAAACCGAAATTACCAATGAAAATGCCGTTTCCTTTTTTACCGATTACGGCAATAATAATCCTGAAACATCTGCGACCATTCAGACCCAGCACGGAGAAATTGAAATCGCACTTTTCAAAGACACGCCTTTGCACAGAGCCAACTTTATTTATTTGGTAAAGCAGGGTTATTTTAATGGGACCTACTTTCACAGAGTGGTTAAAAATTTTATAATTCAGGGCGGGAACAGCGATAATGTAGCCACGGTACGTAAGCGCAATAAAATTGGAAAAACGTATCTACTACCGGCCGAGATAATTCCCGGAAGAAATCACACCTATGGCACATTAAGCGGTGCTAAAGAATACCGTGAAAACCCCGATAATCGCACCATGCCTTACGAATTCTTTATCTTTCTGGGACCGCAAACTTCCTCCGCACACCTCAACGAAAGCTATACTATTTTCGGGAAAGTCGTCCGAGGGATGGAAGTTGTGGAAAAAATTGCAAACCTACCCGCCGATGAAGGCGACTGGCCCTTGCAAAATGTCTATATAAAAGGGATTATTCTTCGGTGA
- a CDS encoding DUF4129 domain-containing protein — protein MLNRILFLFLLCCFSEGHAQDSLEVPQPTNLAEASVEKKVQYDTDSEVTPMDFNRETLENFKNDEAFDYTEIKPDEDNWWAQFKRWLRELWYKFWDWLLPDYANSPFWFAVIKALPYLIIAGIIFFVVWLFYRLNPGAKILKSQAAPDVFFTEEEEIIRTKDIKNLIQKALENHDYRLAVRYYYLLILKKLSNAELIEYEFDKTNSDYIAEILSEDINFQFRKATLLYDYIWYGNFTVTETDYQKAAQTFTKLEHQIPEALD, from the coding sequence ATGCTGAATCGAATTCTTTTTTTGTTTTTGCTCTGCTGTTTTTCTGAAGGACATGCACAGGATTCGCTTGAAGTGCCTCAGCCAACAAACTTAGCCGAAGCTTCGGTTGAAAAGAAGGTGCAATACGATACAGATAGTGAGGTAACTCCCATGGATTTCAATAGAGAAACCCTCGAAAATTTTAAAAATGACGAGGCCTTTGACTATACCGAGATTAAGCCAGACGAGGACAATTGGTGGGCACAATTTAAGCGGTGGCTTCGCGAATTATGGTATAAATTCTGGGATTGGTTGCTTCCCGATTATGCAAACAGCCCTTTTTGGTTTGCAGTAATTAAAGCCCTGCCTTACCTAATTATAGCAGGAATTATCTTTTTTGTTGTATGGTTGTTTTATCGCCTGAACCCGGGTGCCAAAATTTTAAAATCACAGGCAGCTCCCGACGTCTTTTTTACCGAAGAGGAGGAAATCATTAGGACCAAAGACATCAAAAATCTTATTCAAAAAGCCTTGGAAAATCATGATTATAGGCTTGCAGTGCGGTATTACTATTTATTAATTCTGAAAAAACTGAGCAACGCCGAACTCATTGAATACGAATTCGACAAAACGAATAGCGATTATATAGCTGAAATCCTTTCGGAAGACATCAACTTTCAGTTTAGAAAGGCAACGCTGCTGTACGATTATATATGGTATGGTAATTTTACTGTAACTGAAACCGACTACCAAAAGGCGGCACAGACCTTTACCAAACTCGAACACCAAATCCCTGAAGCCCTTGACTAA
- a CDS encoding RDD family protein, with protein MDNFQIETAQNVNISQNVAGVGERILAYLIDSAIIVIYVILIIVLFSWMDLVDDEFIFILFMTFGLPIFLYHLLWETFWNGRSPGKPAMKLRVVKMDGSKPAFSNYFIRWLLRLIDVSITSGALAVVTVLLNGKGQRLGDIAATTTVITEKKTVSFAETLLMDLPEDYKPTYPQVTVFTDHEMQTIKNVFTQAKFNGNHNIILKLSNQVAKVMDLSADETPISFLDKVIKDYTYYTRNM; from the coding sequence ATGGATAATTTTCAAATAGAAACCGCTCAAAATGTCAACATTTCGCAAAATGTGGCAGGCGTGGGAGAGCGTATTTTGGCCTACCTGATCGATTCGGCGATTATTGTTATTTATGTGATTTTGATTATTGTTTTATTCTCATGGATGGATCTTGTGGATGATGAATTTATTTTCATCCTTTTTATGACCTTCGGACTGCCAATTTTCCTGTATCATTTGCTGTGGGAAACCTTTTGGAACGGGCGTAGTCCGGGAAAACCAGCGATGAAACTACGGGTTGTAAAGATGGACGGATCTAAACCGGCATTTTCCAATTACTTTATAAGATGGTTGCTGCGACTTATCGATGTTAGCATTACCAGTGGAGCATTGGCGGTAGTTACGGTTTTATTAAACGGAAAAGGACAACGTTTGGGAGACATTGCCGCAACTACTACCGTTATTACCGAAAAGAAAACCGTGAGTTTTGCCGAAACACTGTTGATGGATTTGCCGGAGGATTACAAACCTACCTATCCGCAGGTTACTGTGTTTACCGATCATGAAATGCAGACCATAAAAAATGTGTTCACCCAGGCCAAATTTAACGGCAATCACAATATAATTTTAAAATTATCCAATCAGGTAGCAAAAGTTATGGACCTTAGCGCCGATGAAACGCCAATTAGTTTTTTGGACAAGGTCATTAAAGATTATACCTACTATACACGAAACATGTGA
- a CDS encoding RNA polymerase sigma factor, translating to MTKELEHSFVTQLEENQNIVHKICRLYTNDSDSHKDLFQEITIQLWRAFPKFRGDSKFSTWMYRVALNTAITLYRKSKRSIKTQDFEGVSFKITSEAYDDTVEEQLKLMYSAVKDLNDIDKALVFLYLEDKNYKEISQTLGITEVNARVKMNRIKEKLRTILNP from the coding sequence TTGACCAAAGAACTTGAACATAGTTTTGTAACCCAGCTGGAAGAGAATCAAAACATTGTGCATAAAATATGTCGTTTGTACACCAATGACAGTGATTCGCACAAGGATTTGTTTCAGGAAATTACCATTCAATTATGGAGGGCGTTTCCGAAATTCAGAGGAGATTCAAAATTTAGTACATGGATGTATCGAGTTGCATTGAATACTGCGATTACGCTGTACCGAAAATCGAAACGATCTATCAAAACACAGGATTTTGAGGGTGTAAGTTTTAAAATTACATCTGAAGCCTATGACGATACCGTAGAAGAGCAACTTAAATTGATGTATAGTGCGGTAAAGGATTTGAATGATATAGACAAGGCCTTGGTATTTTTATATTTAGAAGACAAAAACTATAAAGAAATTTCACAAACACTGGGTATTACTGAAGTAAACGCCCGCGTAAAGATGAACAGAATAAAGGAAAAATTAAGAACAATTTTAAATCCGTAA
- a CDS encoding MoxR family ATPase: MENPETQNEELHFNNRIPLDELKAAVDAIKAQLGKIIIGQEDFIELLIISLLARGHVLIEGVPGIAKTITAKLFAKTLKTDFSRIQFTPDLMPSDVLGTSVLNMKTSEFEFKKGPIFSNIVLIDEINRAPAKTQAALFEVMEERQITMDGHRYLMEYPFMVLATQNPIEQEGTYALPEAQLDRFLFKIKVGYPTLENEISILKSHHDRKFAIPEDLIEGVLTPEALKTFRAQVQEILIEEKIFGYIAQIVDKTRNHPHLYLGGSPRASLAIMNAAKAMAAINGRDFVTPDDVKRTLAPVLRHRVILSPEREMEGMTPETVIDMIAQSIEIPR; this comes from the coding sequence ATGGAAAATCCTGAAACACAAAACGAAGAACTTCACTTTAACAACCGAATTCCGTTGGACGAATTAAAAGCTGCCGTCGATGCCATCAAGGCACAACTGGGTAAAATAATTATCGGGCAGGAAGATTTTATCGAATTGCTTATTATAAGTCTGTTGGCCAGAGGTCATGTGCTTATTGAGGGCGTCCCGGGGATCGCAAAAACCATTACGGCCAAGCTGTTTGCCAAAACATTGAAAACAGATTTCAGCCGAATTCAGTTTACACCGGATTTGATGCCGAGTGATGTTTTAGGGACTTCGGTGTTGAATATGAAAACTTCAGAGTTTGAATTTAAAAAGGGTCCTATTTTTTCGAATATTGTCTTAATCGATGAGATTAACCGGGCACCTGCCAAAACGCAGGCTGCTTTGTTTGAAGTAATGGAAGAGCGGCAAATTACCATGGACGGACACCGTTATCTTATGGAATATCCCTTTATGGTGTTAGCCACACAAAACCCTATAGAACAAGAAGGTACGTACGCCTTGCCTGAAGCACAATTAGATCGTTTTCTTTTCAAAATAAAAGTGGGCTACCCTACTCTGGAAAATGAAATATCCATTTTAAAGTCGCACCACGATAGAAAGTTTGCTATTCCCGAAGATTTAATCGAAGGGGTTCTTACTCCGGAAGCATTGAAAACGTTCCGTGCGCAGGTGCAGGAAATTTTAATTGAAGAGAAAATTTTTGGCTATATCGCTCAAATTGTTGACAAAACTCGTAATCATCCACATTTGTACTTAGGCGGCTCCCCCAGAGCATCCTTGGCGATTATGAATGCTGCAAAGGCCATGGCGGCGATCAATGGTCGTGATTTTGTTACTCCGGACGATGTTAAACGAACTTTGGCGCCGGTACTGCGTCACCGGGTTATTCTTTCTCCCGAGCGTGAAATGGAAGGTATGACGCCCGAAACAGTAATCGATATGATAGCTCAATCCATAGAAATACCTCGTTAA
- a CDS encoding stage II sporulation protein M, with the protein MREAAFAKQNKDKWLRFESVLRNNVQIHPDELSALYIEITDHLSYARTFYPQSNTLRYLNGLSALAHQKIYKTKRESRMRFITFYTKEFPLFFSQYHKQLLIAFITFVLFAVIGAYSAATDGNFVRLILGDGYVNMTLNNIEKGDPMAVYKEMSEVNMFLGITINNIRVALLAFSFGLFLSLGTLFILMRNAIMLGSFQYFFYDQGLLWESARTIWIHGTIEISVIIIAGCAGLVLGNSILFPGTYTRRQSFIRGAKDGIKILLSTIPFFIIAGFLEGFVTRHTEMPDWLAVLIIGGSLSLILYYYVIYPIRLKKKYERESTV; encoded by the coding sequence ATGCGCGAAGCTGCCTTTGCGAAACAAAATAAAGACAAATGGTTAAGATTTGAAAGTGTTCTTCGGAATAATGTTCAAATACATCCCGACGAACTGAGTGCGTTGTATATTGAAATTACAGATCATCTAAGCTACGCCAGAACATTTTATCCGCAGAGCAACACATTGCGCTATTTAAACGGCCTTTCGGCGCTGGCACATCAAAAAATATACAAGACTAAGCGCGAATCCAGAATGCGTTTTATAACGTTTTATACCAAGGAATTTCCCTTGTTTTTTTCACAATACCACAAGCAGTTGCTTATTGCCTTTATCACCTTTGTATTATTTGCGGTGATTGGAGCTTATTCTGCTGCGACAGACGGTAATTTTGTTAGACTCATTTTAGGCGACGGTTATGTAAATATGACGCTGAACAACATTGAAAAAGGAGATCCCATGGCGGTCTATAAAGAAATGAGCGAGGTGAACATGTTCCTGGGCATTACCATTAACAATATTAGAGTTGCGCTGTTGGCTTTTTCCTTCGGACTCTTTCTGAGTCTCGGAACATTGTTTATTTTAATGCGAAACGCGATAATGTTGGGATCGTTTCAGTATTTTTTTTACGATCAGGGTTTACTATGGGAGTCGGCACGTACTATCTGGATACACGGAACCATCGAAATTTCGGTAATCATTATTGCAGGTTGCGCCGGATTGGTGTTGGGTAACAGCATATTGTTTCCGGGAACCTATACAAGACGACAATCCTTTATTAGAGGTGCCAAAGACGGAATTAAAATTTTGTTGAGTACCATTCCGTTTTTTATCATTGCAGGGTTTTTGGAAGGTTTTGTAACTCGGCATACCGAAATGCCCGACTGGTTGGCAGTCCTTATCATTGGCGGATCTTTATCCCTTATTTTATACTATTATGTTATTTATCCTATTCGGCTAAAAAAGAAATATGAACGAGAAAGTACAGTTTAA
- a CDS encoding 1-acyl-sn-glycerol-3-phosphate acyltransferase gives MGLFKRNPFGHILFLKRWLIRILGALTHRRFKGFNTLEIDGSEIIKNLPDNNVLFVSNHQTYFADVVAMFHVFNAALSGREDNIKNIGYLWNPKLNIYYVAAKETMQSGFLPKLLAYAGSISIERTWREKGQDINKQVKMSDVSNISKALQDGWVITFPQGTTKPWKPIRRGTAHIIKKNKPLVVPIVIDGFRRSFDKKGLRTKKKGILQSMEIKEPLDIDYENDTMDQIVEKLEYAIEQHPSFLKVIPREEILSEEELNKERQWRY, from the coding sequence ATGGGGCTTTTTAAACGAAATCCATTCGGACATATTTTATTTTTAAAACGATGGTTGATTCGTATTCTCGGGGCGCTTACTCACAGACGTTTTAAGGGATTCAATACGCTTGAAATAGACGGCAGTGAAATCATCAAAAATCTCCCCGACAACAACGTATTGTTTGTTTCCAATCATCAAACCTATTTTGCAGATGTAGTGGCCATGTTTCATGTGTTTAATGCCGCGTTGAGCGGCCGTGAAGACAATATTAAGAATATCGGTTATCTATGGAACCCTAAGTTGAACATTTACTATGTTGCGGCAAAGGAAACTATGCAGTCCGGGTTTTTACCTAAATTATTGGCCTATGCGGGATCTATTAGTATTGAACGTACGTGGCGTGAAAAAGGACAGGATATAAACAAGCAGGTAAAGATGAGCGATGTAAGTAATATCTCAAAAGCATTGCAAGACGGCTGGGTGATTACATTTCCGCAGGGAACGACCAAGCCATGGAAACCTATAAGACGCGGAACTGCCCACATTATTAAAAAGAACAAACCATTGGTGGTTCCTATAGTTATAGACGGCTTTAGACGTTCGTTCGATAAAAAAGGGCTGCGTACCAAAAAGAAAGGAATTCTTCAATCCATGGAAATTAAAGAACCCTTAGATATTGACTACGAAAATGATACCATGGATCAGATCGTCGAAAAGCTGGAATATGCTATCGAGCAACATCCTTCGTTTTTAAAGGTAATTCCGAGGGAAGAAATTTTAAGCGAAGAGGAGTTGAACAAAGAACGGCAGTGGCGTTACTAG
- a CDS encoding DUF4350 domain-containing protein yields MALLLMVGALVYLEATKPVPVNWFPSYHSDDKIPLGTFVMYNLLEDRLQSDLHDVTQSPFEKLQDSGLKGTYLFINNQLNFEEAEMERLLNWVSKGNTAFLSANYHSRVLLDTLQLEMQNAWIPSRLGTKPMLQLVNSNFKEEKPYHIPRDFPVRYFKEIDTLSHTVLGVSQAFNDTLEITKPLVNFIKAPVGKGAFYIHNQPEIFSNYFLLSENNATHTQNVLSYINNDTTIFWDKHYKSGKRVNLSPLYLIFNNKYLKWAYYFVLLGTFLFVLFEGKRKQRSIPIIKPLTNKTYEYTRTIAGMYLDKRENHEIAQKQIALFFEFIRTRLRISTEQLNTRFFTAVAARSGNTVEDTKNLFTFIEKIKHQATTSQEELLKLNNEITSYKKKIDGKS; encoded by the coding sequence TTGGCTCTCTTGCTTATGGTGGGAGCTTTGGTGTATTTGGAAGCAACCAAACCGGTTCCCGTTAACTGGTTTCCCAGCTATCACAGCGATGATAAAATTCCGCTTGGGACCTTTGTTATGTATAATTTGTTGGAAGATAGGTTACAATCAGATCTGCACGATGTAACCCAATCCCCTTTCGAAAAACTACAGGATTCAGGATTGAAAGGAACCTACCTATTTATTAATAATCAGCTAAATTTCGAAGAAGCCGAAATGGAGCGTCTGCTCAATTGGGTTTCAAAGGGAAACACCGCCTTTCTTTCCGCCAATTACCACAGCCGGGTATTATTGGACACCCTGCAGTTGGAAATGCAAAACGCATGGATTCCAAGCAGGTTGGGTACCAAACCCATGCTTCAGCTTGTAAATTCAAATTTCAAAGAAGAAAAACCCTATCACATTCCGCGTGACTTTCCGGTGCGGTATTTTAAAGAAATCGATACCCTATCCCACACCGTTTTAGGAGTTTCACAAGCTTTCAATGACACGCTTGAAATTACAAAACCACTGGTCAATTTTATCAAAGCTCCGGTAGGTAAAGGAGCGTTTTATATTCACAATCAGCCTGAAATATTTTCCAACTACTTTTTGCTTTCTGAAAATAATGCGACTCATACTCAAAATGTACTGTCGTATATTAATAATGACACCACAATTTTTTGGGACAAACACTACAAATCGGGGAAACGTGTAAATCTTTCACCGCTCTATCTCATCTTTAACAATAAATACCTCAAGTGGGCTTACTATTTTGTGCTCCTTGGAACCTTTTTATTTGTGCTTTTTGAAGGAAAACGCAAGCAGCGCAGTATCCCAATAATAAAACCGCTTACCAACAAGACCTATGAATACACCCGAACCATAGCAGGTATGTACCTGGACAAACGTGAAAATCATGAAATAGCCCAAAAACAGATTGCGCTATTCTTTGAGTTTATAAGAACCCGATTACGAATTTCTACTGAACAATTAAACACCCGTTTTTTTACGGCAGTAGCCGCACGTAGCGGCAATACTGTGGAAGACACCAAAAATCTGTTTACATTTATCGAAAAAATAAAACATCAGGCTACTACCTCACAGGAGGAACTGCTAAAACTGAACAACGAAATTACATCCTATAAAAAGAAAATCGATGGAAAATCCTGA
- a CDS encoding DUF58 domain-containing protein encodes MFKAIKSLYLTPRFFYVLACLSVLFLVSYWFPGLYGIVWVLVLILIVLMILELSMLYSIHGLNAERILPEKFSNSDQNEVLIQLSNSYAFVATISIIDELPVQFQKRDFFRQISVQGKHRNTFQYSVRPVERGEYVFGNLNCYVSTVLGLIRRRYTFNKAQMVKVYPSFVQMKKYDFLAIDNRLSHIGLKKIRRIGHTMEFEQIKEYVIGDDVRTINWKTTAKHNRLMVNQFQDEKMQPVYSIIDTSRVMKMPFNGLKLIDFAINSALAFSNIALKKGDKVGMVDFSNKIGSFLPAQAKKTYLNTILDTLYNVDTKFLDSDFGVLQSVVKRKITHRSLLLLYTNFEHISSLHRQLPYLQAISKKHVLVVIFFENSELQQLSEAEATTIPEIFDKTIAQQFEFDKKLMVRELQQRGIQTVLTSPEDLTVNTINKYLEIKAKGML; translated from the coding sequence GTGTTTAAAGCAATCAAATCCCTATACCTAACACCACGATTCTTTTACGTGCTGGCTTGCCTTTCGGTGCTGTTTTTGGTGTCTTATTGGTTTCCCGGATTGTACGGAATAGTTTGGGTACTGGTTCTAATTTTGATTGTTTTAATGATACTCGAATTAAGCATGCTTTACAGCATTCATGGCTTAAATGCCGAGCGAATACTACCCGAAAAATTTTCGAACAGCGATCAAAACGAGGTTTTGATTCAATTGAGTAATTCATATGCTTTTGTGGCTACAATTTCCATCATAGACGAATTACCGGTACAATTTCAGAAGCGGGATTTTTTCAGACAAATTTCGGTTCAGGGGAAGCATAGAAATACGTTTCAATATTCGGTACGTCCTGTAGAACGGGGTGAGTATGTTTTTGGGAATTTAAACTGTTATGTTTCCACTGTTTTAGGTCTCATTCGCAGACGCTATACCTTTAACAAGGCGCAAATGGTAAAGGTGTATCCTTCGTTTGTACAAATGAAGAAGTACGACTTTCTGGCCATCGACAACCGCTTATCTCATATTGGTCTTAAAAAAATAAGGCGAATTGGGCATACCATGGAGTTTGAGCAAATTAAGGAATACGTGATTGGTGATGATGTGCGAACCATCAACTGGAAAACTACAGCAAAACACAATCGGTTGATGGTGAATCAGTTTCAGGATGAAAAGATGCAACCTGTGTATTCCATAATCGATACAAGTCGTGTGATGAAGATGCCTTTTAACGGATTGAAATTGATTGATTTTGCAATTAACAGCGCGTTGGCCTTTTCGAACATCGCTTTAAAAAAAGGGGATAAAGTAGGTATGGTGGATTTTTCGAACAAAATTGGAAGTTTTCTTCCGGCGCAAGCCAAAAAGACCTACCTCAACACTATTCTGGATACCCTGTATAATGTGGATACCAAGTTTTTGGATTCAGACTTCGGGGTGTTGCAGTCTGTTGTAAAGCGAAAGATTACACATAGAAGTTTGTTGTTGTTGTACACCAATTTCGAACATATCTCATCCTTACACAGACAATTGCCCTATTTACAGGCCATATCAAAAAAACATGTGTTGGTTGTTATCTTTTTTGAAAATTCCGAATTACAACAATTAAGTGAAGCCGAAGCGACTACCATTCCCGAAATATTCGACAAAACCATCGCCCAGCAATTCGAATTCGATAAAAAACTCATGGTTCGAGAATTACAACAGCGAGGCATTCAAACCGTCCTTACATCTCCCGAAGACCTTACTGTAAACACCATCAACAAGTATTTGGAAATAAAGGCGAAGGGGATGCTTTAG
- a CDS encoding CoA pyrophosphatase: protein MHFHDFEKQIVKVTNLELPGEAIQLKMAPIERLLELKKIARQQTNPRKAGVMALFYPSEAMETYLVLILRKTYKGVHSAQVGFPGGKMEEGDASLLEAALRETEEEVGVSAKAISVLKELTEIYIPPSNFFVQPFLGFTTTTPNFVPEASEVEAIIEVPFKHFMDDSVLITKTLSTSYATDIEVPAFLLNGHVVWGATAMMLSEVRELLKQLE, encoded by the coding sequence ATGCATTTTCACGATTTTGAAAAACAGATTGTAAAAGTAACAAATTTGGAATTGCCGGGAGAAGCCATTCAGCTTAAAATGGCTCCCATTGAGCGATTATTGGAGTTAAAAAAGATTGCCAGACAGCAAACAAATCCAAGAAAGGCGGGTGTTATGGCATTATTTTATCCTTCTGAAGCCATGGAAACCTATTTGGTGCTTATTCTTCGGAAAACATATAAAGGCGTGCATTCTGCGCAGGTGGGATTTCCCGGTGGTAAAATGGAAGAAGGGGATGCGTCGTTGCTCGAAGCAGCGTTACGAGAGACAGAGGAAGAAGTTGGTGTTTCGGCCAAAGCCATTTCAGTACTAAAAGAACTCACCGAAATTTATATCCCGCCAAGTAACTTTTTTGTACAACCCTTCTTGGGCTTTACAACTACTACCCCAAATTTTGTACCCGAAGCCAGTGAGGTAGAAGCCATTATTGAAGTTCCCTTTAAGCATTTTATGGATGACAGTGTTTTGATTACCAAAACTTTGTCTACTTCTTACGCAACCGATATTGAAGTTCCCGCATTTTTGCTAAACGGGCACGTGGTGTGGGGAGCAACTGCCATGATGCTGAGTGAGGTGCGTGAATTGTTAAAGCAGCTGGAATAA
- a CDS encoding trimeric intracellular cation channel family protein: MSLFLIIDILGTISFSISGVLTALKKRMDPFGILIIAFVTAVGGGTLRDVLIDADITWMRNLTFVYVILGSAVFAVVLRRWLGYIRRSLFLFDTIGIALYTVVGVEKGIAAGFPPIICIALGTMSACFGGVIRDILCNEIPIIFRKEIYATACILGGIAYFLLLKTTLTEDFVVIISGSIVITVRLLAVVFKLSLPSIYTKKELTEE; the protein is encoded by the coding sequence GTGAGTTTATTTTTAATCATAGACATTTTAGGAACAATTTCGTTTTCAATCTCGGGCGTGTTAACTGCCCTAAAAAAACGAATGGATCCCTTTGGGATATTAATCATTGCCTTTGTCACAGCGGTGGGTGGAGGAACGCTTAGAGATGTTTTGATAGATGCCGACATTACCTGGATGCGCAATCTTACATTTGTGTATGTTATTCTGGGATCGGCTGTGTTTGCTGTTGTATTAAGAAGGTGGTTGGGGTATATACGCCGCTCATTGTTTTTGTTCGATACCATTGGAATTGCTTTGTATACGGTAGTTGGAGTAGAGAAGGGGATAGCGGCGGGATTCCCACCCATCATTTGTATTGCTCTGGGTACTATGTCGGCCTGCTTCGGAGGGGTAATTCGGGATATTTTATGTAATGAGATTCCTATTATTTTCAGAAAGGAAATTTACGCCACTGCCTGTATTTTAGGTGGAATCGCTTATTTTTTATTGCTGAAAACGACCCTAACCGAAGATTTTGTGGTAATTATTTCGGGAAGTATTGTGATTACTGTTCGATTACTGGCAGTGGTCTTTAAATTGTCGTTGCCCAGTATTTACACCAAAAAAGAACTCACCGAAGAATAA
- a CDS encoding LysR family transcriptional regulator, whose protein sequence is MTITQLKYVLAVAEHQNFTKAAQKTFVTQPTLSMQIQKLEEELDIQIFDRSKKPIELTAVGAKIVNQAKHIVNEADRMQDVVDQEKGFIGGEFKLGIIPTVMPTLLPMFLKTFTNRYPKVQLKIEELTTDEIIHKIIDGHLDAAIAATPLNHDKIKERALYYEPFVGYVPESHRLYSKTKIEGSDLDLGDILLLEDGHCFRDGVINLCKASKLNKSDTFQLESGSFETLIKLSNEGLGMTLLPYLHTLDISEKQKNHLRYFSDPSPAREVSLIYSKSELKLQIINSLYDVIAAVIRGAIAFQDVKIISPRK, encoded by the coding sequence ATGACAATCACACAGCTTAAATATGTCCTGGCAGTAGCCGAGCACCAGAATTTTACAAAAGCAGCTCAAAAAACTTTCGTAACACAACCTACGCTGAGTATGCAAATCCAGAAGCTGGAGGAAGAATTGGATATCCAAATCTTCGACCGAAGCAAAAAACCTATAGAATTAACCGCAGTAGGTGCAAAAATTGTGAATCAGGCGAAGCATATTGTAAACGAAGCCGATCGTATGCAGGATGTGGTAGATCAGGAAAAGGGATTTATTGGTGGGGAATTTAAACTGGGAATTATACCTACAGTAATGCCCACTCTGCTTCCTATGTTTTTAAAAACATTTACCAACCGATATCCAAAGGTTCAATTAAAAATAGAAGAGCTCACCACAGATGAAATAATTCATAAAATTATAGACGGCCATTTGGATGCCGCTATTGCGGCAACACCCTTAAATCATGACAAGATCAAGGAACGGGCATTGTATTACGAGCCCTTTGTGGGTTATGTCCCGGAGAGTCACCGTTTGTATTCAAAAACGAAAATAGAGGGTTCCGATTTAGACTTGGGGGATATATTATTATTGGAAGACGGCCATTGTTTTAGGGACGGAGTAATTAATTTGTGCAAAGCCTCTAAATTAAATAAAAGTGATACGTTTCAGTTGGAAAGCGGGAGTTTTGAAACGTTGATCAAACTTTCCAACGAAGGGCTGGGAATGACGCTCCTTCCCTACTTACATACTTTGGATATTTCAGAAAAGCAAAAAAATCATTTACGCTATTTCAGCGATCCGTCACCGGCAAGAGAGGTTAGCTTAATTTACAGTAAGAGTGAACTAAAGCTGCAAATTATCAATTCGTTATACGATGTGATAGCAGCCGTTATAAGGGGTGCGATTGCCTTCCAGGACGTTAAGATTATAAGTCCGAGAAAGTAG